The Brevibacillus brevis genome contains a region encoding:
- a CDS encoding iron-hydroxamate ABC transporter substrate-binding protein, translating to MKKAFIPVILMFMLLLGACGTQQAQPAQPETPAAGNETREGTVIYQSEKGPVEVPAQPKRIIGLTNAPNIVSMEGTLVGVDQWTKQNPLFTEKLKDVEVVSDADLEKILALKPDLIVAGSEMKNLDQLSKIAPTVVFTWGKLDYLSQQLEIGKLLNKEKEAQTWIDDFKNRAKTAGEQIKAKIGENATVSVIEYDTKDFYVFGNNWARGTEILYQAMGLTMPEKVKKDVLGPGYYKLSTEAIPEYAGDYLVLSRRNGSTNDFLQSATWKNIPAVKQDRIIEIDKEASTYSDPTTLEYLLKIFTEQFLAKS from the coding sequence ATGAAAAAAGCATTCATCCCTGTCATTCTCATGTTCATGCTCTTGCTTGGCGCTTGTGGGACGCAACAGGCTCAACCTGCACAGCCCGAGACACCAGCGGCAGGCAACGAAACGAGAGAGGGAACCGTAATTTACCAATCTGAAAAAGGACCTGTCGAGGTTCCGGCACAACCGAAACGAATCATCGGTCTTACAAATGCCCCGAACATTGTATCGATGGAGGGTACACTTGTCGGGGTAGATCAATGGACGAAGCAAAATCCGCTTTTTACAGAAAAATTAAAAGACGTGGAAGTCGTATCGGATGCAGATTTGGAAAAAATTCTTGCCCTGAAACCTGATCTGATTGTTGCGGGATCGGAAATGAAAAATCTTGATCAGCTTAGCAAAATTGCGCCGACTGTCGTGTTTACGTGGGGCAAACTGGATTACTTATCGCAGCAGTTGGAGATCGGCAAGTTGTTGAACAAGGAAAAGGAAGCCCAGACGTGGATTGATGATTTCAAGAACCGTGCAAAAACAGCCGGTGAACAAATTAAAGCGAAAATCGGTGAAAACGCAACAGTATCTGTCATCGAGTATGACACGAAAGATTTTTATGTTTTCGGAAATAACTGGGCGCGTGGTACGGAAATCCTCTATCAAGCGATGGGCTTAACCATGCCGGAGAAAGTAAAAAAGGACGTTCTCGGTCCTGGTTACTATAAGTTGTCGACGGAAGCAATTCCGGAATACGCTGGTGATTATCTCGTCCTCAGCAGAAGAAATGGTAGTACCAATGATTTCTTGCAATCTGCGACATGGAAAAACATTCCGGCTGTCAAACAAGATCGTATCATTGAGATTGACAAAGAAGCTTCCACTTACAGTGATCCGACCACACTCGAATATCTACTGAAAATCTTTACGGAACAGTTTCTTGCCAAATCTTAA
- a CDS encoding S-layer homology domain-containing protein — MKKILIDTTGYAVEDIYLDETIALGQNGAVWTSYWVKEKGGNERIYIDVDATTGKLVQFTRFMDDNPKETAVGIISEKEALKKAEAFINTVAPEVQGHISKANEYQVDDSLPPQVMNHVFHFVRVENEIPFLENYLQVIVDSQGEIGSYSRKWYDGELPSPVPAISAEEAGRRWDESVKPALHYVYTGEQIGKYGLPQKKMILAYAYDEKAPVFIDAMTNQPMTFLGESISQQSPMIPIGTSTRTMGKEHKKLTDYEKSEKADEIARTMFQAERDHQTSGSIAAVSWDGFGEGSSSRATAFHYVRPAQGKEKAMRFHLGMDDYGEVTSFSVEEEHSETENRIYPNPIPYEKAQAIAADFIKKFYPDRQGELYAIHLPPTEESKKWLFQRNGGYYITFGWLKQGIPVQNLETGVTVDPVNGEVKGMYTFPAYQSLEMIQGQKAGIDEQKAKQVEKGNKELRLTYFMPYPEWRNGTYLVSREPKLVYRMVGDDGVVDADSGKWVSYTAYKQSKIPEDIAAHPHYLELLYAVKDGYFPVINSQLDPDQPVTRGEFLRILLKAQQSYDFFPDEYEVAGEKQFFTDIDKAHPLYETVQDAIERGLIQATTSNKQFGPDRNLTNAEANEMISRLLKGSGDKKGALSVFSTGQPTKIMTKADVARLLMELKSYADSTKQE, encoded by the coding sequence ATGAAAAAGATACTCATTGATACGACTGGTTACGCTGTGGAAGATATCTATCTCGATGAGACCATCGCTTTGGGTCAAAACGGAGCGGTTTGGACGAGCTATTGGGTCAAAGAAAAAGGCGGGAATGAAAGAATATACATAGATGTGGACGCAACAACAGGAAAATTGGTCCAGTTTACAAGATTTATGGATGATAATCCCAAAGAAACGGCTGTTGGTATCATTTCAGAGAAAGAGGCTTTGAAAAAGGCGGAAGCATTCATAAATACAGTTGCCCCTGAAGTGCAAGGGCATATTTCCAAGGCAAATGAATATCAGGTTGACGATTCCCTTCCTCCACAGGTAATGAATCACGTTTTTCATTTTGTTCGCGTAGAAAATGAAATTCCATTTCTGGAGAACTATCTTCAGGTGATTGTCGATTCACAAGGTGAAATCGGTTCTTACAGCCGCAAATGGTACGATGGAGAGCTGCCATCTCCTGTTCCAGCCATATCAGCGGAGGAGGCAGGAAGACGGTGGGATGAGTCTGTGAAGCCAGCGCTTCATTATGTTTATACAGGGGAACAGATCGGAAAATATGGGTTGCCCCAGAAAAAAATGATCCTGGCTTATGCTTACGATGAGAAAGCTCCGGTTTTCATTGATGCGATGACGAATCAACCCATGACGTTTTTAGGAGAGAGTATCAGTCAGCAGTCCCCAATGATCCCGATAGGAACGTCGACCAGGACGATGGGCAAGGAACATAAAAAGCTGACGGATTATGAAAAGAGCGAGAAGGCCGACGAGATTGCACGCACGATGTTCCAAGCCGAGCGTGATCATCAAACGAGTGGGAGCATTGCTGCGGTATCATGGGATGGATTTGGGGAGGGGAGTTCCAGTCGTGCAACGGCTTTCCATTATGTTCGTCCCGCCCAAGGAAAAGAAAAGGCAATGAGGTTCCATTTAGGAATGGATGATTATGGAGAAGTTACGAGTTTTTCAGTGGAGGAAGAACATTCAGAAACAGAGAATCGAATCTATCCCAATCCGATTCCTTACGAAAAAGCACAAGCGATTGCGGCCGATTTTATAAAGAAGTTCTATCCCGATCGACAAGGAGAGCTGTATGCGATCCATCTGCCTCCTACAGAAGAAAGCAAGAAATGGCTGTTTCAGCGAAATGGCGGTTACTACATTACTTTTGGCTGGTTGAAGCAAGGAATACCTGTCCAAAACCTCGAAACGGGGGTAACCGTAGACCCTGTCAATGGAGAGGTAAAGGGGATGTACACCTTTCCAGCCTATCAATCACTCGAGATGATCCAGGGACAAAAAGCTGGAATCGATGAACAAAAAGCAAAGCAGGTAGAAAAGGGAAACAAGGAGCTTCGACTCACCTATTTCATGCCATATCCAGAATGGCGAAACGGAACCTATCTGGTCAGTCGTGAGCCAAAGCTGGTTTACAGAATGGTAGGAGACGATGGTGTGGTTGATGCGGATTCTGGAAAATGGGTGAGCTATACGGCTTACAAGCAGTCAAAAATTCCAGAGGATATTGCTGCTCACCCTCACTATTTGGAGCTTTTGTACGCTGTGAAAGACGGTTATTTCCCTGTCATAAACAGCCAGCTAGATCCTGATCAGCCTGTCACCCGTGGAGAGTTTCTACGCATTCTGCTCAAAGCCCAGCAGTCGTACGACTTCTTTCCAGACGAATATGAAGTGGCGGGAGAGAAGCAATTTTTTACCGATATCGATAAAGCTCATCCACTCTATGAAACCGTGCAAGATGCTATAGAAAGAGGCTTGATACAAGCAACAACCAGCAATAAGCAATTCGGTCCAGATCGCAATCTCACAAACGCGGAAGCAAACGAGATGATTTCCAGGTTGCTAAAAGGGAGTGGAGATAAGAAAGGAGCTCTTTCAGTATTCTCTACCGGGCAGCCTACCAAGATTATGACAAAGGCAGATGTAGCTCGATTATTGATGGAACTGAAATCCTATGCGGATAGCACAAAACAAGAGTAA
- a CDS encoding SRPBCC family protein, whose protein sequence is MKDQKTESSKIVGQTAATGFQVGVRRTMPITPEQAWAFLTSSEGMKLWLGHVSNLTFSEGETFTSSEGISGQFRVVKPFRQFRLKWSMKEWEKPSTLQIRLLSDKPDRTTISFHQENLDHMNTREQMKLHWEEVLNEIRQYVSMND, encoded by the coding sequence ATGAAGGATCAAAAAACCGAATCAAGCAAAATCGTTGGACAAACGGCAGCGACAGGCTTCCAAGTAGGCGTTCGCAGGACGATGCCCATTACCCCGGAACAGGCATGGGCGTTTTTAACCTCGTCCGAAGGGATGAAATTATGGCTTGGACATGTATCGAACCTTACCTTTAGCGAGGGGGAGACGTTTACTTCCAGCGAAGGAATATCGGGTCAATTTCGTGTTGTAAAGCCGTTTCGGCAGTTTCGTTTAAAGTGGTCGATGAAGGAATGGGAAAAGCCGTCCACCTTGCAAATCCGGCTGCTATCCGACAAGCCTGACCGAACGACAATTAGTTTTCATCAAGAGAATTTGGATCACATGAACACAAGGGAGCAAATGAAGCTTCATTGGGAAGAAGTTCTGAATGAAATCAGGCAATATGTCTCCATGAACGATTGA
- a CDS encoding Lrp/AsnC family transcriptional regulator: MDQIDHKILSVLHDHARIPISELSRMIAMSQPAVTERVRKLEEQGVITAYRTELSPQKLGKHTTAFVLFKTSVCKDFIAFCERAPEIVDLYRISGEYNYLMKVLTETTESLAAFLDTCHAYGFSTPLIVLSKTFENKSLVPSTE, from the coding sequence ATGGACCAAATCGATCATAAAATTTTGTCGGTGCTTCACGATCATGCCCGGATTCCCATTTCCGAGTTGAGCCGTATGATCGCGATGTCGCAGCCAGCTGTAACGGAAAGAGTGAGAAAGCTGGAGGAGCAAGGCGTCATAACTGCTTATCGGACGGAGCTTTCTCCCCAGAAGCTAGGCAAGCACACCACTGCATTTGTCCTGTTTAAAACGAGTGTGTGTAAGGATTTCATCGCATTTTGCGAACGAGCACCTGAGATTGTCGATCTCTACAGAATCAGCGGGGAGTACAATTATTTGATGAAGGTGCTGACTGAGACGACCGAGTCACTGGCTGCCTTTCTGGATACGTGCCATGCTTACGGATTTTCAACACCTTTGATTGTGCTCTCGAAGACATTCGAGAATAAAAGTTTGGTTCCAAGTACGGAGTAA
- a CDS encoding oxidoreductase, which translates to MTFTVNEPINIGSLRLKNRLIMSPMQQYRGTPEGFATDHHIEFYSRRAKHVSLVIVESTAVSANGRLFHNDIGIFTDQHVEPLRKITEAVHSEHTPIFIQLSHGGRKASPEVTKQLVAPSAIAYDDSYGTPKSLTLAEMKSIVEEYRLAAKRSVEAGFDGIELHAAHGFLLHQFLSPLSNTRTDAYGGTPENRARFLKDVLLAIRAEVGRNYPVIIRVSATDFVQGGLTPEDWVQMLKPLESELDAIDVSTGGLLPIQPSDVYQAYQLPHAAAIKQHFSIPVIAVGKIYSRSLANRILEDQLVDSVAIGRPLLEDPDYAERLLFA; encoded by the coding sequence ATGACATTTACCGTAAACGAACCAATCAACATAGGCAGCTTGCGCTTAAAAAACCGACTCATCATGTCGCCCATGCAGCAGTATAGGGGCACTCCGGAAGGTTTTGCCACGGACCATCATATCGAATTTTACAGCCGAAGAGCCAAGCATGTATCCCTAGTGATTGTGGAATCGACCGCCGTATCAGCCAACGGCAGACTGTTTCACAACGACATCGGCATTTTTACCGACCAACATGTGGAGCCTTTACGCAAAATAACAGAAGCTGTTCACTCAGAGCACACCCCAATCTTCATCCAGTTGTCGCACGGCGGAAGGAAGGCTTCGCCTGAGGTAACAAAGCAATTGGTCGCTCCAAGTGCGATTGCGTACGATGATTCCTACGGAACGCCTAAGTCGCTGACTCTTGCCGAAATGAAAAGCATCGTCGAAGAATACCGTTTGGCGGCAAAGCGAAGCGTTGAAGCAGGCTTTGATGGCATTGAACTTCACGCGGCGCACGGCTTTTTGCTTCATCAATTTTTATCGCCTTTGTCCAACACGCGAACGGATGCCTATGGTGGTACTCCTGAGAACAGGGCACGATTTCTGAAAGACGTACTTCTGGCGATTCGAGCCGAAGTAGGACGGAATTATCCGGTTATCATCCGTGTTTCTGCCACAGATTTTGTCCAAGGCGGTCTAACCCCAGAAGACTGGGTGCAAATGCTAAAGCCGCTTGAGTCCGAATTGGATGCAATCGATGTCTCAACAGGGGGACTGCTCCCAATCCAGCCTAGTGACGTCTATCAGGCTTATCAGTTGCCTCACGCAGCTGCGATCAAACAACATTTCAGCATTCCGGTCATTGCCGTAGGAAAAATCTATAGCCGCAGTCTCGCCAATCGAATTCTCGAAGACCAACTCGTCGATAGTGTCGCGATTGGTCGCCCACTCTTGGAAGACCCTGATTATGCAGAACGTCTTTTATTTGCCTAA
- a CDS encoding MFS transporter produces the protein MRVHPIYFLRLTGLFDGLSLLVLMGIAMPLKYVWGLDKAVTIIGSIHGGIFCLYALAILYAATRVRWSMLWSLAALLAAFVPFGNFFLDRRLKTAQDLYPLKPFNNALLVYGIIFFSFFDLFSQLPVMSTFAASVGASSFVIGFVIGLYSLANTFGNIISGMLTDKVGPSKPLLIGLVLSSCALLLYHIVDQPFLLIIVRIIHGFVAGLIVPAAFTFSANNTAHEQQGRKVAFTGTFVGLAAIIGPAFSGIMASKTSVPFVFTCVAVMGFFLAILSVIFLQSTQACKKEKLKKDVPTSALIFNAGIIKAYGGAFLLMFSQGVIAYLLPLHVQSLGYDSKLSGTLMSTFGMIAVLLFVLPTNQIFDRVAPSKTMSIGIGFMGVSQLLIGQSNTTLALYCMLGLYGIGFALLFPSVNTMLIQSTPQELRGKAHGYLYAFFSLGVVVGSGLLGWLPFSIEEGFLFTGSLLLVFAAFIAMHKQRERLLNQ, from the coding sequence GTGCGGGTACATCCAATTTACTTTTTACGTCTTACAGGCCTATTCGATGGCCTTTCCTTATTAGTATTGATGGGCATCGCGATGCCATTGAAATACGTGTGGGGCTTAGACAAAGCCGTAACTATCATCGGAAGTATTCACGGCGGGATATTTTGCTTGTACGCTCTGGCGATACTCTATGCGGCCACTCGCGTCAGATGGAGCATGCTCTGGTCTCTTGCTGCGTTACTCGCCGCTTTTGTACCGTTTGGGAACTTCTTTCTGGATCGCAGATTGAAAACGGCACAGGATTTGTATCCTCTGAAGCCGTTTAATAATGCCCTGCTCGTATACGGCATCATTTTTTTCTCGTTCTTTGATTTGTTCTCGCAGTTGCCGGTCATGAGTACATTTGCTGCTTCCGTAGGTGCCAGCTCATTTGTTATAGGCTTTGTGATCGGTCTGTATTCGTTAGCCAATACCTTTGGCAATATTATCTCTGGCATGCTGACAGATAAGGTTGGTCCATCCAAACCACTGTTGATCGGATTGGTTTTATCAAGCTGTGCCTTGCTGCTGTATCACATCGTCGACCAGCCGTTTCTGTTGATTATCGTGCGAATCATTCACGGATTTGTTGCCGGTTTGATCGTTCCTGCTGCCTTTACTTTCTCTGCGAATAACACGGCACATGAGCAGCAAGGACGAAAGGTTGCTTTCACCGGTACCTTTGTGGGACTCGCAGCGATTATCGGACCTGCATTCAGCGGCATTATGGCAAGCAAAACCTCCGTGCCTTTTGTCTTTACATGTGTAGCTGTTATGGGTTTTTTCCTAGCCATCCTGTCCGTCATTTTTCTGCAATCCACTCAGGCCTGCAAGAAAGAGAAGCTTAAGAAGGACGTTCCAACCTCAGCCTTGATCTTCAATGCTGGGATAATCAAGGCTTACGGCGGTGCCTTTTTGCTCATGTTTTCACAAGGTGTGATCGCTTACCTTTTGCCCTTGCATGTGCAATCGCTTGGATACGATTCGAAATTAAGCGGCACTTTAATGAGCACTTTTGGGATGATTGCCGTCCTGCTTTTTGTGCTTCCGACCAACCAGATTTTTGATCGTGTGGCCCCTTCCAAAACGATGTCCATCGGAATTGGTTTCATGGGCGTGAGTCAGCTGCTTATTGGTCAATCCAACACAACATTGGCACTGTACTGCATGTTAGGACTATATGGGATAGGCTTTGCTCTCTTGTTTCCCTCTGTCAATACGATGCTCATTCAATCGACGCCGCAAGAATTGCGGGGGAAAGCACACGGTTACTTATACGCCTTCTTCTCTCTCGGTGTGGTCGTCGGCTCAGGCCTTTTAGGTTGGCTGCCCTTCTCCATTGAGGAAGGTTTTCTGTTCACAGGAAGCCTGCTGCTCGTGTTTGCCGCTTTCATTGCCATGCATAAGCAACGAGAGCGCTTGCTGAATCAATAA
- a CDS encoding MFS transporter translates to MPQRNYSLMTAILCWSGIVVMSSLYVTIPLMTIFADLFSITLTQAAAAGSAFSVGFAIGCLIYGPLSEKYGRKNVIVIGMIVLTLISLLLGSANDFAWIIVLRSLQGAAAATFSPIALAYAVEMFPPAKRVTAIGFISTGFLAAGIIGQVISSVMSQQYNWHAVFYLLAAIYFVTLLVVMRWLPKEESPIATVNIWEPIKRIPSLFKQKNIILSYIIALVLLMSFVNMYTVLGSYLAGPDFGLSNQDILLVRTIGVVGMLISPLAGGLAKRFGLHTMLRCGLGLAVVSMASLGMIANLSLLIGTSVLFVAGIALSVPSLITLIGQLGGKSRGIAVSVYTFILFSGTSLGPILSIRLMNVGSYELTFVLLAIVLGIGLLAACLIRSDSAVESISTSEQREAKPPSPLA, encoded by the coding sequence ATGCCACAGCGAAACTACTCACTCATGACGGCAATCCTATGCTGGTCTGGAATCGTCGTCATGTCGAGCTTATACGTTACGATTCCCCTTATGACCATATTTGCCGATCTTTTCAGTATTACGTTGACACAGGCTGCAGCAGCAGGCAGCGCATTTTCGGTTGGGTTTGCCATTGGGTGCCTGATTTATGGACCGTTGTCCGAAAAGTATGGCCGCAAGAACGTTATTGTGATCGGGATGATTGTCCTGACTCTCATTTCTTTGTTGCTTGGTAGTGCAAATGATTTCGCATGGATCATTGTCCTCAGGAGCTTGCAAGGTGCTGCCGCTGCTACGTTCTCGCCTATTGCGCTCGCCTATGCTGTGGAAATGTTCCCTCCGGCAAAACGGGTAACGGCAATCGGATTTATCAGCACAGGATTTTTGGCGGCAGGAATCATTGGTCAAGTGATCAGTAGCGTAATGAGTCAACAATACAATTGGCACGCCGTATTCTATCTGCTTGCTGCTATCTATTTCGTGACGCTGCTCGTGGTGATGAGATGGCTGCCAAAAGAAGAGAGTCCCATTGCTACCGTGAATATTTGGGAGCCGATTAAGCGAATTCCCTCCCTGTTCAAACAAAAAAATATCATCTTGAGTTACATAATCGCTCTTGTACTGCTTATGTCATTCGTTAATATGTATACGGTATTGGGCAGTTATTTGGCGGGACCTGATTTTGGGCTTAGCAACCAGGATATTCTGCTTGTTCGAACGATTGGTGTAGTGGGCATGCTCATTTCTCCACTGGCGGGCGGACTGGCAAAACGGTTTGGCTTACATACCATGCTACGCTGCGGGTTAGGTCTGGCAGTGGTCAGTATGGCTTCCCTCGGTATGATAGCTAACTTGTCTCTTTTGATCGGTACGAGTGTGCTTTTCGTTGCCGGAATTGCGTTATCCGTTCCTTCCCTGATCACGCTTATTGGACAGCTAGGGGGCAAATCGCGGGGAATTGCGGTTTCGGTGTATACGTTTATCCTGTTTTCGGGAACAAGTCTTGGGCCGATATTGTCCATCCGTTTGATGAATGTTGGCAGCTATGAACTTACTTTTGTACTGCTTGCAATCGTACTTGGCATTGGGCTGTTGGCTGCATGCCTGATTCGTAGTGATTCCGCGGTTGAAAGTATTAGCACTTCTGAACAAAGGGAAGCAAAACCTCCTTCACCACTAGCTTAG
- a CDS encoding MarR family winged helix-turn-helix transcriptional regulator, with product MSRKNKCEHTSDQLPKLGIQPYLDLMEKTALQNTDRKLAHLGLLMLWLGDNAIDVIDLNLEKFGITECKWDVLLLLTLHEDRELITPSSLADRLGIRRASVTALLDWLEKRHWIIREQSRLDGRKIHVKITQEGRDLVTRVLPVFWSACASIMSELEEEERMLLEKILMKLNSSMEKKLGVGR from the coding sequence ATGAGCAGAAAAAACAAGTGTGAGCATACATCCGATCAATTGCCAAAACTAGGTATTCAGCCGTATTTGGATCTGATGGAAAAAACAGCTCTGCAAAATACGGATCGCAAATTGGCTCATTTGGGGTTATTGATGCTATGGCTGGGGGATAACGCCATAGACGTCATTGATTTGAATTTGGAGAAATTCGGCATAACGGAGTGTAAATGGGACGTATTGCTGTTGCTTACGTTACATGAAGACAGAGAACTTATCACCCCCTCTTCGCTTGCAGACAGGCTAGGCATTCGGCGTGCTTCTGTTACAGCTTTGCTGGACTGGCTGGAAAAAAGGCACTGGATAATCAGAGAGCAAAGCAGGCTGGATGGTCGCAAGATTCATGTCAAAATAACACAGGAAGGCAGAGATTTAGTAACCAGAGTACTGCCAGTTTTTTGGTCTGCCTGCGCCTCCATTATGAGCGAATTAGAAGAGGAAGAACGGATGCTGCTGGAAAAAATCTTGATGAAGTTGAATAGCAGCATGGAAAAGAAACTGGGGGTGGGAAGATAA
- a CDS encoding formylglycine-generating enzyme family protein — MERAYPMMNIPAGHIELRDDRIKATWTTEVNAFLLAPVPVTNALYFSVVQKAAGPNDHPETPVVNVSWNDAILFCNLLSQQAGFTECYSIREDGERVAWNEEADGYRLPTEAEWQYACKAGTGGYRYGDLDEIAWYQENAEGTAHAVGQKLPNAWGLYDMLGNVWGWCWDLYDVNVYGSYRIFRGGSWAEEARGCGATCRRRSHPTFRIDDLGFRLARSL, encoded by the coding sequence ATGGAACGGGCATACCCCATGATGAACATCCCAGCAGGGCATATCGAATTACGGGACGATCGGATCAAGGCCACATGGACAACCGAGGTGAACGCTTTTTTACTCGCACCAGTTCCTGTTACGAATGCGTTATACTTCTCGGTTGTACAAAAAGCAGCTGGACCGAATGACCACCCAGAGACTCCCGTTGTAAATGTCTCGTGGAACGATGCGATTTTGTTTTGCAATTTGCTTTCTCAGCAAGCAGGTTTCACGGAATGCTACTCGATAAGGGAAGATGGTGAGCGTGTCGCATGGAACGAGGAAGCGGATGGCTATCGTTTGCCGACAGAGGCTGAATGGCAGTACGCGTGCAAAGCAGGGACGGGTGGTTATCGATACGGCGATCTGGATGAAATCGCATGGTACCAAGAGAACGCTGAGGGTACAGCACATGCGGTAGGACAAAAGCTGCCGAATGCGTGGGGGCTCTACGACATGCTGGGAAATGTTTGGGGGTGGTGCTGGGACCTTTATGATGTGAATGTATACGGCTCCTACCGAATTTTTCGCGGTGGCAGCTGGGCGGAAGAGGCCAGAGGCTGTGGGGCGACGTGCCGTAGACGCAGTCACCCCACGTTTCGAATTGATGATCTCGGCTTTCGTCTTGCCAGGTCCTTGTAA
- a CDS encoding DUF4180 domain-containing protein, whose protein sequence is MNIAKVEAAVGNIAIVSGSEVLIIDVQSALDLIATVHYEADSNRIIINKSLINESFFDLKTRLAGEILQKFINYRVKVAIVGDFSVYTSKSLKDFIYESNNGNDIFFLPTEEQAIEKLSQVK, encoded by the coding sequence ATGAATATTGCAAAGGTAGAAGCAGCCGTGGGAAACATTGCGATCGTGAGTGGAAGCGAGGTATTGATTATTGATGTACAGTCTGCCCTGGATCTGATTGCAACCGTACACTATGAGGCAGACAGTAATCGTATCATTATAAACAAATCATTGATTAACGAAAGCTTTTTCGATTTGAAAACACGCCTTGCTGGCGAGATCCTGCAAAAGTTCATCAATTATCGGGTGAAAGTAGCGATTGTAGGAGATTTTTCGGTGTACACAAGTAAAAGCCTAAAAGACTTCATCTATGAATCCAACAACGGAAACGACATCTTTTTCTTGCCGACCGAAGAGCAGGCGATCGAGAAGTTAAGCCAGGTGAAATAG
- a CDS encoding TetR/AcrR family transcriptional regulator, whose product MPKLGMEPKRRADVINATLTCISNHGIDGMTLDKVAEYADCSKGVVTYYFKNKDNLTSEAFQAFLAYYGLKIESDIENTMTAKEMMDVTLTHILPPYVDDKEKRINVSQLDGIANMYIPHEDQARLFVQFFSKAALDPNLQEVVANSYTRDLQGITKIFDYGKQTGLMSVEDSQSAAYGLMAMVVGLSFFRVASVQPANGEDNRYICEAYVRQITNRR is encoded by the coding sequence ATGCCCAAATTAGGAATGGAACCAAAGCGCCGAGCAGATGTCATTAATGCGACGCTCACTTGTATTAGCAATCACGGGATTGATGGCATGACATTGGATAAGGTGGCGGAGTATGCGGATTGCTCAAAAGGTGTCGTCACGTATTATTTTAAGAATAAGGATAATTTGACGAGCGAAGCCTTTCAGGCATTCTTGGCCTACTATGGCTTGAAAATCGAATCTGACATTGAAAACACCATGACCGCCAAGGAAATGATGGACGTTACGCTTACGCATATCTTGCCGCCATACGTGGACGACAAGGAAAAACGGATCAATGTTTCGCAGCTGGATGGCATCGCTAACATGTACATCCCGCATGAAGATCAAGCAAGACTCTTTGTCCAATTCTTCTCCAAAGCCGCATTGGACCCCAATCTCCAAGAAGTGGTTGCGAACAGCTATACGAGAGATTTGCAGGGCATCACCAAGATTTTTGATTACGGCAAGCAAACCGGGCTTATGTCCGTAGAGGATTCGCAAAGCGCTGCCTACGGACTCATGGCGATGGTTGTGGGCTTGAGCTTCTTTCGAGTGGCGAGTGTTCAGCCAGCAAACGGCGAAGACAACCGATATATTTGTGAGGCTTATGTAAGGCAGATTACCAATAGAAGATGA